The DNA sequence TTCATACACCTTACGCTTCATCTGACTGATATACCATTCTGTTCCCAACAAACTTAGGTTACATACCCGTACATCTGTACGGAAACCTTCTACATCCTGAACGTACCATAGAGGGAAGGTATCATTATCTCCACCTGTAAACAATATTGCATTAGGAGCACAGGAGTTCAACAAGTTCTTTGCCCAATCTACCTGCATATAGCGTCCAGAACGGTCATGATCATCATATCCCTGTTGAAGCATAATTCCTGGTACAATCAGAGAAACAGCCGTAGCAGCAAAAGCAACTGTAGTGGAATTTTTCAGGTACTTAAGTAGTGCATCACCAAAAGCAATTACTCCCAGTCCGATCCATATGGTAAAGGCATAAAACGACCCTACATAAATATAATCCCGCTCACGAGGTTCTACAGGAGGTGAGTTCAGATACAATACCAACGCTATTCCAGTAAGGAAATACAAAATAAAGGTTGCACCAAAACCTTCCTTATCACGATTAAATTGAAATACCAATCCAACAGCACCTAAAATCAGTGGCAATGCCCAAAAATTGTTTCGAGCTCTGTTATGCTCTACTTCAGCAGGAACTGCTTTTCCTACCATTACAGGTGTTAATGTACCTGCGCCTTCAATATCGCTCTCCCGACCAATAAAGTTCCAGCCGAAATAGCGGAAATACATATATCCAATCTGATAAGTGAACAGAAACTTAATATTATCAGCAAAGGTAGGGCGTTCATCCGGACGTAGCCCTAATTTCTGACGATATAACTGAGGGTGATTGTCCTGACGGCTAAACAAACGAGGGAATAACATCTGTCCACGATCTTCATACACATACTCAATCTTATAATCATAGATTTCGTATTTGTCTTTACCTTTCAGGTATACAGGAGTAGTACGTTTTGTGTCTACTAATTGTGTAATGAAAGTAGGTCCGAAGAACAAAGGACGATCACCATACTGTTCACGTTTCAGGTATTTTACGAACTCAATTACGTTGCTGGGGTCATTTTCGTTGATTGGCGGATTAAAATTTGACCGAACCAATGCCAGCATGTAACAGGAGTAGCCAATAATAATAAACGTAAATGAAAGGATAGCCGTATTCCAAAGTACTTTCTGGTGCTTTTGAGTATAATAAATGCCAAAGATCAAGGCTCCAACAAACAAAAGGACGAAGAAGATAATACCTGAGTTAAATGGTAATCCTAAACTGTTAACAAAGAAGATTTCAAGACTTCCTGCCAGACTTGGTAATCCAGGGATAACTCCCAGCATGATAAACAGAATTACAGCACCACTGATTGCCAGAGCAGCCAGCAGACCCATAACACTGAACTTATAATTTTTATGGTAGTAGACTAATCCAAGAGCAGGTAAGGCAACAAGGTTTAGTAAGTGAACGCCTGTTGACAGACCAATCATGTAAGCTGTAAAGATAAGCCAGCGATTAGCAGCTGCCTCATCTTCTATTAACTCCCATTTCAGAATAGCCCAGAAAACAAACGCTGTAAAGAAAGAAGACATCGCATATACTTCAGCTTCTACAGCAGACCACCAGGCGGAGTCACAAAAAGTATAGGCTAAAGCACCCACAACACCTGCTCCCATTAAAAGGAAAGTTTCACCAAATACGAGTTGCTCTGCGGACTTTTTAAAGACTTTACGACCTAGCAAAGTAATAGTCCAGAATAAAAACAAAGAAGCTCCGGCACTGGTCAATACTGACTGCATATTAATCCAGAATGCAACTTTAGTTACATCAGATCCAGCCAGCAAGGCAAATGCCCTGTTAACCATCAAAAATATAGGTGCTCCGGGAGGGTGAGGAACCTGCAGTTTGTATGATGCAGCAATGAACTCGCCACAATCCCAGAAACTAGCCGTAGGCTCAACGGTGAGAGTGTACACAACAGCCGCAATGAGAAACACTACCCAGCCAGTAATGTCATTAATTCGCTTAAAACTCATGAAGTACAAGATTAATGGTTATTCGGTTTGTGCAACGAAGCACATGATAAAACAAATATTTTTGTTATAAACAACACTTTGTAGCAAGGGGCGAAAATAGTAAAAAAATATTGGAACTTTGGAAATAATCCTTTTGTAACCTAATTATCAAATTTATTCATTGAAATACTTTTTCCTTGACAACTAAATCAGCGTCTGCTACTACCTCTGTAAACCCCCTATTGGGCATCATTGCAGTCTTTTTTTCAGCTCTGCTTTTTTCAGCAAAGGCGGTGATGATCAAACTGGCATTTCGATATCCTGTAGATCCGGTTTCTCTGCTTTGTTTACGTATGGTGTTTTCTTTGCCTTTCTTTTTAGGCATTGCCTTATATATCAATCGAAAAACATGGCTACCCAAACTACCTTTGTTAGGCAGAGAACTAGGTGGCGTTGCAGAAAAAACAGCTTTAACCGAAGATATTGGCTCCAAGATTCATTCCAGACTCACATTTGCAGACTATGGAAAGTTAGCTGGCTTGGGTGTACTTGGATATTATGCTGCCAGTATTCTGGATTTTTGGGGATTACAATATGTCAGTGCAGGTCTGGAAAGGCTTATTTTGTTTGTATACCCTACGTTGGTTGTTGTGATTTCCTGGTCAGTATTCAAAAAACCAATAGGCCGTACTGAGGTGTTTGCATTAGTCCTTACGTATGCCGGTATGCTGGTCGTGTTTTCAGGACAATCTTTTCTTAGGCAGACTAATATATGGATGGGGGCCTTTCTGATCTTTGGAAGTGCGCTAACGTATGCGATTTATCTGGTAGGTAGTGGTCGTATGATTCCCCGCTTTGGTGCCGTTCGATTCAATGCTTATGCCATGATAGTATCCTCTTTCGCAGTGATTCTACACTATCTGATCTCTTATCCGGAATCGTTATGGCATTTTCCGGCACAGGTTTATTATTACGGAATGGCCCTGGCTATATTTTCGACGGTTATCCCTACCTTTCTGGTAACCGCAGGAATAAAGATTATTGGCGCAGGTAGAGCTGCCATTGTAGCCAGCATAGGTCCGGTTTCTACTATTGTGCTGGGTTATTTCTTTTTAAATGAAACTGTTGAATTAAGAGAGGGAATCGGTACTGTTCTGGTTTTGGCAGGAGTATTGCTTGTAAGTACAAAAAAATAACAAAGCTATTTGTATGCGCATCGCCTTTGATCTGGATGATACCTTACTCTGTTCCAGATACCGATTTCCGACAGAGTTGCCTACAAGATCTTTTTTTGCCAGAGTTATATCGTATGAACAACTGAGAGAAGGAACCAAAGAACTCTTTGAGTTTTGTAAAGCTCAAGGCTGGCAAACTTGGATATATACAACCTCCTATCGCACTCCAGGTTATATTCGTCGGATTTTCTGGCTTTACGGTATTCGATTGGATGGAGTTATTAACCAATCCATACATGAAAGAAAAGTTTCAGTTCGTAGCTCCAAATATCCACCTACGTTTGGAATAGATGTCCTGATTGATGATAGTAAAGGTGTCGAAATGGAAGGACAAAAATATTCTTTCAAGGTTTGTTGTATCAAAGTAAATGAAGAAAGCTAGGTTCAAAAGATAAAAAAGTTTTTGTTAGAGAGTCAAAATAGAAGTAATTAGAATACCCCATTTCCTCTGCTGGAATGGGGTACTATACATAAGCGATCAGGCTTCCTGTGGCAGAAAAGAAAGATCTACATAATGTCGCTTTTTAGGATTTTTGGGATCTATCAATACTTTTAACTGTGTCTGAGAAATATAAGGGGCAGGGTCAAACCAGATATTTTTACTTTGAAATACATAAACCTTATTAGATAAAGTATCTACCCATTGACAGTAGATAACAAAAGGATTTCGTCCATTAATTGTCAAATTAGTATTCAGTGATATAGAACTGAATTGCGCCTGAACGGACTCGCCATGTTGTTGTAACCATTCTGTATTTACTTTTTGCTTATAAATGGAGAAACCAACTGCTCCTCCTATTGTAGAGAACACCAGCCCAAGTCCTCCTAGAATAAGTGTAACACCCCACATCGAAAAGAAGTCAGGCAGCATAATATCAGTTGGATTCTCAGGATCATAGTACACTTTCACCGTTTCACCAATAGAATAAGCAGCAGGATTAGAACCTGTGTTTCCAGCAACGGTAAAAATATTTCCGGTCTGAGTTCTAAACTGAACCATCGGATAATATGTACCTCCTCCATCACTATCTCTGTGATAATTCAACTGAGTAACAATGCCTTCTGATGTCTCTGAATTTGTAATGAAATTTCGGGAATGGATAAGACTAAATACAGAACCAATTACTAGTGCCACACCGACACCTCCAAAGATATAGACGAATAGTTTCATAAATTAAGAGTTTGTCCATTAGTAACTGTTTAAGCTGAATGTAAACAATGACCACTCTTAACGAAAAAACGGGTTAACTTCTTCACCATGGAAAGAAATCAACCCGTTTACAACAATCTATACTGTTATAGAATCATATTTCAATCATACCCTCAAACACCTTCTCTGCAGGACCTATCAGATAAATATCTGTAAACTCCTGCTCTCCTACCTGATTAAAGGCCACCTGTAAATCTCCTCCTTTTGTACGAATCTGCA is a window from the Xanthocytophaga agilis genome containing:
- a CDS encoding DUF2723 domain-containing protein, yielding MSFKRINDITGWVVFLIAAVVYTLTVEPTASFWDCGEFIAASYKLQVPHPPGAPIFLMVNRAFALLAGSDVTKVAFWINMQSVLTSAGASLFLFWTITLLGRKVFKKSAEQLVFGETFLLMGAGVVGALAYTFCDSAWWSAVEAEVYAMSSFFTAFVFWAILKWELIEDEAAANRWLIFTAYMIGLSTGVHLLNLVALPALGLVYYHKNYKFSVMGLLAALAISGAVILFIMLGVIPGLPSLAGSLEIFFVNSLGLPFNSGIIFFVLLFVGALIFGIYYTQKHQKVLWNTAILSFTFIIIGYSCYMLALVRSNFNPPINENDPSNVIEFVKYLKREQYGDRPLFFGPTFITQLVDTKRTTPVYLKGKDKYEIYDYKIEYVYEDRGQMLFPRLFSRQDNHPQLYRQKLGLRPDERPTFADNIKFLFTYQIGYMYFRYFGWNFIGRESDIEGAGTLTPVMVGKAVPAEVEHNRARNNFWALPLILGAVGLVFQFNRDKEGFGATFILYFLTGIALVLYLNSPPVEPRERDYIYVGSFYAFTIWIGLGVIAFGDALLKYLKNSTTVAFAATAVSLIVPGIMLQQGYDDHDRSGRYMQVDWAKNLLNSCAPNAILFTGGDNDTFPLWYVQDVEGFRTDVRVCNLSLLGTEWYISQMKRKVYESEALPISLEEKNYKGKNEQIPVMENEAVKGGINLKQYMQLVKDENPAIQYAYGSEKLTILPSRTLVLPVDVNKVRSMGIVKTELQDSIKSEMVWSVNRGDLLKPDLIMLDMIANNNWERPIYFNTTLSQSSYLGLREYMQQEGYAMRLLPVRVQGARDGYVNSDIMFDNMLKKTFWRNTDNPKVYYDANYRALPTIVPRRAFLELAEQLMMEGKNDKAREVALFCLKVLPDQTIPYDLYTTPLVSVLLKTGEEKKGMEVAKIMGDRAVKNLDYYMQNDPQNDDSRLSMYILSQVANALKEAGKKEADAYEKVLNRYAPAFGGQ
- a CDS encoding DMT family transporter codes for the protein MTTKSASATTSVNPLLGIIAVFFSALLFSAKAVMIKLAFRYPVDPVSLLCLRMVFSLPFFLGIALYINRKTWLPKLPLLGRELGGVAEKTALTEDIGSKIHSRLTFADYGKLAGLGVLGYYAASILDFWGLQYVSAGLERLILFVYPTLVVVISWSVFKKPIGRTEVFALVLTYAGMLVVFSGQSFLRQTNIWMGAFLIFGSALTYAIYLVGSGRMIPRFGAVRFNAYAMIVSSFAVILHYLISYPESLWHFPAQVYYYGMALAIFSTVIPTFLVTAGIKIIGAGRAAIVASIGPVSTIVLGYFFLNETVELREGIGTVLVLAGVLLVSTKK
- a CDS encoding HAD family hydrolase, translating into MRIAFDLDDTLLCSRYRFPTELPTRSFFARVISYEQLREGTKELFEFCKAQGWQTWIYTTSYRTPGYIRRIFWLYGIRLDGVINQSIHERKVSVRSSKYPPTFGIDVLIDDSKGVEMEGQKYSFKVCCIKVNEES
- a CDS encoding DUF3592 domain-containing protein, which produces MKLFVYIFGGVGVALVIGSVFSLIHSRNFITNSETSEGIVTQLNYHRDSDGGGTYYPMVQFRTQTGNIFTVAGNTGSNPAAYSIGETVKVYYDPENPTDIMLPDFFSMWGVTLILGGLGLVFSTIGGAVGFSIYKQKVNTEWLQQHGESVQAQFSSISLNTNLTINGRNPFVIYCQWVDTLSNKVYVFQSKNIWFDPAPYISQTQLKVLIDPKNPKKRHYVDLSFLPQEA